The Candidatus Culexarchaeum yellowstonense genome includes a window with the following:
- a CDS encoding sulfite exporter TauE/SafE family protein: protein MCARDIHVFRVLLSAFFGLLFGFAAGLIGVGGGEFRLPVLLYVANLPILISVAVNLVIGLLSVSTSFLRRFQLGIFSQESLWIALTMSIGSIIGAYMGAALTGKLPTKILKKLLAIFLILVGFRIISEPLWGWPIGKISLTEPTLSILAALSGLVIGVISGMFGVAGGEFRIPILMFLFGMDIKLAGTTSLLVSIPTISSGLLKHQRMGHMNSYGVIVAGSMGIATVIGSYMGASLVVEAPESNLKIILGLILILATIRMITKP, encoded by the coding sequence ATGTGCGCTAGGGATATCCATGTTTTCAGAGTCCTCTTAAGTGCATTTTTCGGTTTACTATTCGGGTTTGCAGCTGGACTTATAGGTGTGGGTGGAGGTGAATTTAGACTTCCAGTCCTCCTCTATGTGGCAAATCTGCCAATCCTAATCAGTGTGGCAGTAAATTTAGTTATAGGTCTCCTATCAGTGTCAACATCATTCCTCAGAAGATTTCAACTTGGAATATTCTCTCAAGAATCACTATGGATAGCCTTAACCATGTCTATTGGATCCATAATTGGAGCCTATATGGGAGCCGCATTGACAGGTAAACTGCCCACGAAAATCCTAAAGAAGTTGCTTGCCATCTTCCTCATATTAGTCGGATTTAGAATAATTTCTGAACCATTATGGGGATGGCCCATAGGAAAGATTTCACTAACAGAACCAACACTCTCAATCCTAGCAGCCTTATCCGGTTTAGTGATAGGGGTGATTTCGGGAATGTTTGGTGTAGCTGGAGGGGAATTCAGAATACCAATCCTAATGTTCCTATTCGGCATGGACATCAAGTTGGCGGGGACCACAAGCCTACTAGTCTCAATCCCAACAATCAGCAGTGGACTATTAAAGCATCAGAGGATGGGTCACATGAACAGTTACGGTGTGATCGTAGCAGGCTCCATGGGCATAGCAACAGTAATAGGCTCATACATGGGAGCTAGCCTAGTAGTTGAAGCACCAGAAAGCAACCTAAAAATTATATTAGGCTTAATACTCATACTAGCAACCATTAGAATGATTACAAAACCATAA
- a CDS encoding DUF917 domain-containing protein — translation MRLLNYSDVKHLIIGATILGVGGGGDPDRGFKLLCEDLNCGRSLKLCSFDELNLDSHVATPYFAGSMPSPKSKSSRKSFTEDVMLKALKILEGVLGSRLEGFVATEIGGGNTAIALHLASILNLPLLDGDQAGRSVPELTHSTYYLNGLSLAPSVIASPHGDYIIFKEYSSIGNYEGIVRGIASQVSGSVFVIDSPVKVDVARRVAINGSVSRAIEIGEVVDEAKSKGLDVASKIAEELNGYVIFEGVIDRYELNEVEGFLIGNVYVKGFGKHASSTLRIWVKNENIFAWMDEEPIAMPPDLIIMLNEDGYGVVNSKINVGMKVKIVVAPGPREWRTPRGLEIIGPRSFNLNYDYKPVELLVKERHLT, via the coding sequence ATGAGGCTCTTAAACTATAGTGATGTGAAGCATCTAATTATTGGCGCAACAATCCTTGGGGTTGGTGGTGGAGGAGATCCTGATCGTGGATTTAAACTTCTATGTGAAGATTTGAATTGTGGGAGGAGTCTTAAATTATGCTCCTTTGATGAATTGAATTTAGATTCCCATGTGGCAACGCCATACTTTGCTGGGAGTATGCCAAGCCCTAAATCCAAATCATCTAGGAAGAGCTTCACTGAGGACGTTATGTTGAAAGCTCTCAAGATTTTGGAGGGCGTTTTGGGTTCTAGGTTGGAGGGGTTTGTGGCCACTGAGATTGGTGGTGGAAATACTGCTATAGCTCTACATTTAGCTTCAATCCTAAATCTACCACTACTTGATGGGGATCAAGCTGGTAGGAGTGTCCCAGAACTCACCCATAGCACATATTACTTGAATGGTTTAAGTCTCGCCCCAAGTGTTATAGCTTCACCCCATGGCGACTACATAATCTTCAAGGAATACTCGTCAATTGGCAATTATGAGGGTATTGTTAGGGGGATTGCAAGTCAAGTTTCGGGTTCAGTTTTCGTCATAGATAGCCCAGTTAAAGTTGATGTTGCCCGTAGAGTTGCAATTAATGGTAGTGTGAGTAGAGCCATTGAGATTGGTGAAGTGGTTGATGAAGCTAAATCTAAAGGTTTAGATGTAGCCTCCAAAATAGCTGAGGAGCTCAATGGATACGTGATTTTCGAGGGGGTTATCGATAGATATGAATTGAATGAAGTTGAAGGCTTCCTAATTGGAAATGTATATGTTAAGGGTTTTGGGAAACATGCATCTAGTACACTCAGAATTTGGGTTAAAAATGAGAATATATTTGCATGGATGGATGAAGAGCCAATAGCCATGCCACCAGACTTAATAATAATGTTAAATGAAGATGGTTATGGAGTTGTCAACAGTAAAATTAACGTGGGAATGAAGGTTAAAATAGTTGTGGCACCTGGACCAAGGGAATGGAGGACTCCAAGGGGGCTTGAAATTATTGGTCCAAGAAGTTTCAATTTAAATTACGATTACAAGCCAGTGGAATTGCTTGTAAAGGAACGCCACTTAACATGA
- a CDS encoding hydroxyacid dehydrogenase, which produces MRKFKVFIPEPEWPESHKLFDEIAQVITGETGVYYGEEELIKALKDCDAIIITSQHRVSRKVIMESPKLKVIGKYGSKPGPDNVDLEAATERGIPVVYSPEANSDSVAEFTVTLTLCLLKRVCFLENALKNGIWRDKLLVDRRNFTHELKGKVVGVIGLGAIGKRVARILQAFGVKLLGYDPYVKPEALSGINITLTNDLKHLLKESDIVTIHAALTKETYHMIGEAELKLMKPTAYLINTARGAIIDEQALIKALREGWIAGAALDVFEREPPNRDNPLLQLSNVIVTPHFASCTYEAYERETVTVHRDVIRVLSGYKPEHIANPEVLEKRVDLKDYA; this is translated from the coding sequence ATGAGGAAATTCAAAGTATTCATACCTGAACCTGAATGGCCTGAATCACATAAACTATTCGATGAAATTGCCCAAGTAATCACGGGGGAAACTGGAGTATATTATGGTGAAGAGGAACTCATAAAAGCCCTCAAAGACTGCGATGCCATAATAATAACATCACAACACAGAGTTTCAAGGAAGGTGATCATGGAAAGCCCAAAACTTAAAGTTATAGGGAAGTATGGATCCAAACCTGGACCAGACAACGTGGATTTAGAAGCAGCCACGGAGAGGGGGATTCCAGTAGTATACTCACCGGAAGCCAATTCCGATAGCGTTGCAGAATTCACAGTAACCCTAACACTATGCCTACTAAAAAGGGTATGCTTCCTAGAAAACGCCCTTAAAAATGGGATTTGGAGAGATAAACTCCTAGTGGATAGGAGGAACTTCACCCATGAACTTAAGGGTAAAGTTGTTGGTGTAATAGGTTTAGGAGCCATAGGGAAGAGGGTTGCAAGAATACTACAAGCATTTGGAGTGAAACTTTTAGGTTACGATCCATATGTGAAGCCGGAAGCCTTATCAGGGATAAATATAACTTTAACCAACGATCTAAAACATCTACTCAAGGAATCAGATATAGTGACAATACATGCAGCTTTAACAAAGGAAACGTATCACATGATTGGTGAAGCGGAATTAAAGCTTATGAAGCCCACAGCATACCTAATAAACACGGCGCGGGGAGCCATAATTGATGAGCAAGCTCTAATAAAGGCTTTGAGGGAGGGGTGGATAGCTGGAGCAGCATTAGACGTATTTGAGAGGGAGCCTCCAAATAGAGATAACCCACTACTACAATTAAGCAACGTAATAGTCACACCACACTTCGCTTCATGCACATATGAAGCTTATGAAAGGGAAACAGTTACAGTACATAGGGATGTTATAAGAGTTTTAAGTGGATACAAGCCAGAACACATTGCAAACCCAGAAGTCC